One Pseudomonas sp. HOU2 genomic window carries:
- a CDS encoding FAD-dependent oxidoreductase → MPDNLTADNADIAVIGAGIIGVACALQLARQGKRVVVIDKQPPGHGASFGNAGHLATEQVFPIADASILKRLPAMLMDPMGPLRLDWKYMPRAVPWFSRLLLNLRPAPFQRTVAGLRALNESSLDAWKRLLHSIARPDLLKEDGSLLVFERAESRPAIDALQARMRQQQVPVDFWSASVVRESAPQLSEQIQGGLFYPRTGHFLDPYQVVCELVSAAKTAGVRFFQQEVQSGQLQAHGVSLLTDRGRFTARQVLIACGAHSAKLTAALTGKRVPLDTERGYHLMLPHEHARLPFAVTSLERKFIMTPMTGGLRLAGTVEFAGLQRPPFMERAWQLHRLSKGLFRHDLNAENATPWMGFRPSLPDSLPIIDKVCDGKVLLAFGHQHLGLTQAAVTAEMIAQLTSPSTSSGVPTMDAYRLGRF, encoded by the coding sequence ATGCCCGACAACCTCACAGCGGACAACGCCGATATCGCGGTGATCGGCGCCGGCATCATCGGTGTCGCCTGCGCCCTGCAACTGGCGCGTCAGGGTAAACGGGTGGTGGTCATCGACAAGCAACCGCCCGGTCATGGCGCCTCGTTCGGCAACGCCGGGCACTTGGCCACCGAGCAGGTGTTTCCGATTGCCGACGCGTCGATCCTCAAGCGTCTGCCGGCGATGCTGATGGACCCGATGGGGCCGCTGCGCCTGGACTGGAAGTACATGCCGCGCGCTGTGCCGTGGTTCAGCCGATTGCTGCTGAACCTGCGCCCGGCGCCGTTCCAGCGCACCGTGGCCGGCCTGCGTGCGCTCAACGAAAGCAGCCTCGACGCCTGGAAGCGCCTGCTGCACAGCATCGCCCGCCCCGACCTGCTCAAGGAGGACGGCTCGCTGCTGGTGTTCGAGCGCGCCGAGTCGCGACCCGCCATCGACGCCTTGCAGGCGCGCATGCGTCAGCAGCAGGTACCGGTGGACTTCTGGTCGGCCAGCGTCGTGCGAGAAAGCGCGCCGCAGCTCAGCGAACAGATTCAAGGCGGATTGTTCTACCCGCGCACCGGGCATTTTCTCGACCCGTATCAGGTGGTGTGTGAACTGGTGAGCGCCGCCAAAACGGCCGGTGTGCGGTTCTTCCAGCAGGAGGTTCAGAGCGGCCAGTTGCAGGCGCATGGCGTGTCGCTGCTCACCGATCGTGGGCGTTTCACCGCGCGGCAGGTGCTGATCGCCTGTGGCGCGCATTCGGCCAAGCTCACCGCGGCGCTGACCGGTAAACGCGTGCCGCTGGACACCGAGCGCGGCTATCACCTGATGCTGCCCCACGAACACGCGCGCCTGCCGTTCGCGGTCACGTCGCTGGAGCGCAAGTTCATCATGACGCCAATGACCGGCGGCCTGCGCCTGGCCGGTACGGTGGAGTTCGCCGGCCTGCAGCGCCCGCCGTTCATGGAGCGCGCCTGGCAACTGCATCGCTTGAGCAAGGGCTTGTTCCGCCATGATTTGAACGCTGAAAACGCGACGCCGTGGATGGGCTTTCGTCCGTCGCTGCCGGATTCGCTGCCGATCATCGACAAGGTCTGCGACGGCAAGGTGCTGCTCGCGTTCGGGCATCAGCATCTGGGGCTGACGCAGGCGGCGGTGACTGCTGAGATGATTGCTCAGTTGACATCTCCCTCGACCAGTTCCGGCGTGCCGACGATGGATGCTTATCGATTGGGTCGTTTCTGA
- a CDS encoding Dyp-type peroxidase translates to MTSSMDTPEPQAICNPITSSAIFIVATLLPGSDAASQVRGWCGDIAALTRSVGKRVPNGNLSCVCGFSASAWDALFGSPRPASLHPFREFGVEGRRAVATPGDILLHIRADQMDLCFELATQLCSALNGAITVVDEVQGFRYFDMRSIIGFVDGTENPVGRKADHFTLIGNEDPAFESGSYVLVQKYLHKMEAWNALSVEAQEKVIGRTKLADIELGEEVKPSNSHSALTTITKDGQEQKILRDNMPFGRPGAGEFGTYFIGYARSPEPIEQMLENMFVGKPVGNYDRLLDFSTAVTGGLFFVPSADLLEDLAEREPEQA, encoded by the coding sequence ATGACTTCATCAATGGATACCCCCGAGCCGCAAGCGATCTGCAACCCGATCACCAGCAGCGCGATCTTCATCGTCGCCACGCTGCTGCCCGGCAGCGACGCCGCCAGTCAGGTGCGCGGCTGGTGCGGTGACATCGCCGCCCTCACCCGCTCGGTCGGCAAACGCGTGCCCAACGGCAACCTGTCGTGCGTCTGCGGTTTCAGCGCCAGCGCCTGGGACGCCCTGTTCGGCAGCCCGCGCCCGGCGTCGCTGCATCCATTCCGTGAGTTCGGCGTCGAGGGCCGCCGTGCCGTGGCCACCCCCGGCGACATCCTGCTGCACATCCGTGCCGATCAGATGGATCTGTGTTTCGAACTGGCGACCCAGTTGTGCAGCGCACTCAATGGCGCGATCACCGTGGTGGATGAGGTGCAGGGTTTCCGCTACTTCGACATGCGCAGCATCATCGGTTTCGTTGATGGCACCGAGAATCCGGTGGGCCGCAAGGCAGATCACTTCACCCTGATCGGCAACGAAGACCCGGCGTTCGAATCCGGAAGTTATGTGCTGGTGCAGAAGTACCTGCACAAGATGGAGGCGTGGAACGCCTTGAGCGTCGAAGCTCAGGAGAAGGTGATCGGCCGCACCAAGCTGGCCGACATCGAACTCGGTGAGGAGGTCAAGCCGAGCAACTCCCACAGCGCCCTGACCACCATTACCAAAGACGGCCAGGAGCAGAAGATCCTGCGCGACAACATGCCGTTCGGCCGCCCGGGGGCTGGCGAGTTCGGCACCTATTTCATCGGTTACGCGCGTTCGCCGGAACCGATCGAGCAGATGCTGGAGAACATGTTTGTCGGCAAACCCGTCGGCAACTACGACCGTTTGCTGGACTTCAGCACCGCAGTCACCGGGGGTCTGTTCTTTGTGCCGTCAGCCGACTTGCTCGAAGACCTCGCGGAGCGCGAGCCCGAGCAGGCGTGA